One window from the genome of Eriocheir sinensis breed Jianghai 21 chromosome 7, ASM2467909v1, whole genome shotgun sequence encodes:
- the LOC126991900 gene encoding tetraspanin-33-like encodes MARRRDYSYISPCVKWTLFFFNFIFWLLGLLLVAIGLYGVVFTAQEINGLKSVEVAYIVLTDLSGVMVALGTIIFIVSFAGCVGALRENLCLLKLYFWSLTIFLIAELMFAIACIIFPWKSREIIESVLSKRLIEDYRESQNTQNFVDFLQRQFECCGITNEGYQDWNSNEYFNCSQESPSAEKCGVPASCCIKPWNMSTYNSMCGYGIQEKKRHEVSETINPGGCVTSIIHFLESNLYWAAGVIFGITLFQMYVTHQARSLMDQITLQRARWESEQKYLLDSRWY; translated from the exons ATGGCGCGGCGGAGAGACTACTCATACATCAGCCCGTGTGTGAAGTGGacgctcttcttcttcaacttcatcttctgg CTGCTGGGTCTGCTGCTGGTTGCTATTGGTCTATATGGCGTCGTCTTCACAGCCCAGGAGATCAATGGCCTCAAGTCCGTGGAGGTTGCGTATATCGTCCTCACCGACCTGTCCGGGGTCATGGTTGCGCTGGGCACCATCATCTTCATTGTGTCCTTCGCTGGCTGTGTCGGAGCCCTGAGGGAGAACCTGTGTCTGCTGAagctg TACTTCTGGAGCCTCACGATCTTCCTCATCGCTGAGTTGATGTTCGCCATTGCCTGCATCATTTTCCCGTGGAAGTCGCGCGAGATCATCGAGAGCGTTCTGTCCAAGAGGCTTATCGAGGACTACAGGGAAAGCCAGAACACTCAGAACTTTGTGGACTTTCTACAGCGACAG ttCGAGTGCTGCGGCATCACCAATGAGGGATACCAAGACTGGAATTCCAACGAGTACTTTAACTGCTCCCAGGAAAGTCCCAGCGCTGAAAAGTGTGGTGTGCCGGCCTCCTGCTGTATTAAGCCTTGGAACATG tCAACCTACAACTCAATGTGTGGATATGGGATACAGGAGaagaag CGTCACGAGGTTTCCGAGACCATCAACCCCGGCGGCTGCGTCACCTCCATCATCCACTTCCTGGAGTCCAACCTGTACTGGGCGGCTGGCGTCATCTTCGGCATCACCCTCTTCCAG atGTACGTGACCCACCAGGCCCGTTCCCTAATGGACCAAATCACCTTGCAGCGCGCCCGATG